A single region of the candidate division KSB1 bacterium genome encodes:
- the rfaE2 gene encoding D-glycero-beta-D-manno-heptose 1-phosphate adenylyltransferase, with the protein MGRIVELDELLAMRREWRHYGTKVAFTNGCFDLLHRGHVEYLQKARALADVLVVGLNTDASVQRLKGPHRPIMPQEDRAVVIAALECVDYVILFDEDTPLNLIRALQPEVLAKGEDYQLHEIVGHDIVQAAGGRVERIPLTAGQSTSQIIAKILAGK; encoded by the coding sequence ATGGGACGAATCGTTGAATTGGACGAGCTTTTGGCGATGCGGCGGGAATGGCGGCATTACGGCACCAAAGTCGCCTTCACCAACGGCTGTTTCGATTTGCTGCATCGCGGCCACGTCGAGTATTTGCAAAAGGCGCGGGCGCTGGCCGATGTGCTGGTGGTCGGGCTGAACACCGATGCCTCGGTGCAGCGGCTCAAAGGCCCGCATCGGCCGATCATGCCGCAGGAAGATCGCGCCGTCGTCATCGCCGCGCTCGAATGCGTCGATTATGTTATTTTGTTCGATGAAGACACGCCGCTGAATTTGATTCGCGCCCTGCAGCCGGAGGTGCTGGCCAAGGGCGAGGATTATCAGCTTCACGAGATCGTCGGGCATGACATCGTGCAAGCTGCCGGCGGCCGCGTCGAGCGCATCCCCTTGACCGCCGGGCAGTCCACGAGTCAGATTATCGCCAAGATTTTGGCCGGCAAATAG
- a CDS encoding zinc-binding dehydrogenase: protein MKSVYLNQHGDESVLQFGELPDPVAGPGQVLVEIKACALNHLDLWMRRGVPAIKVKMPHILGSDISGVVAQTGAGVTHVQVGQDVVLSPGVSCGHCQACLSGSDYNCREYGVLGEHVSGGYAQLIAVPSQNIIPKPANLNFFEAAAFPLTFLTAWHMLVTQGQVRPGEWVLVLAAGSGVGVAAIQIAKLHNATVIAAAGSDAKLEKAQALGADFCINYEKQNFREAVRQITSKRGVDIVFEHVGEKTWDDSIKSLANGGRLVTCGATTGYRAVTDLRYVYFKNLKIFGNLMGSKSELLRIVEFFKTGQFRPVIDRVLPLAEAREGHRLLAQREQFGKVVLEI, encoded by the coding sequence ATGAAATCTGTTTACCTCAACCAACACGGTGATGAATCCGTTTTGCAATTCGGTGAACTGCCCGATCCGGTGGCCGGCCCCGGGCAGGTTTTGGTCGAGATCAAAGCCTGCGCGTTGAATCATCTCGATTTGTGGATGCGCCGCGGCGTTCCGGCGATCAAGGTTAAAATGCCGCACATTCTCGGCTCGGATATTTCCGGCGTCGTGGCGCAAACCGGCGCCGGTGTGACACATGTGCAGGTTGGGCAGGACGTGGTGCTCTCGCCGGGCGTTTCCTGCGGCCATTGCCAGGCGTGCCTTTCCGGGTCCGACTACAACTGCCGCGAGTACGGCGTGCTCGGCGAGCACGTGTCCGGCGGCTACGCGCAATTGATTGCCGTGCCCTCACAAAACATTATCCCCAAGCCGGCAAATTTGAATTTTTTTGAAGCCGCGGCGTTCCCCTTGACCTTTCTCACCGCGTGGCACATGCTGGTCACCCAGGGCCAAGTGCGTCCGGGCGAATGGGTGCTGGTGCTTGCCGCCGGCAGCGGCGTCGGCGTGGCTGCGATTCAAATTGCCAAACTTCACAACGCCACGGTGATTGCCGCCGCCGGCAGCGACGCCAAACTGGAAAAAGCCCAAGCCCTCGGCGCGGATTTTTGCATCAATTATGAAAAGCAAAATTTCCGCGAAGCAGTGCGCCAGATCACCAGCAAGCGCGGCGTCGATATCGTTTTCGAGCATGTCGGCGAAAAAACCTGGGATGACTCGATCAAATCGCTCGCCAACGGCGGCCGGCTCGTGACCTGCGGCGCGACAACCGGCTATCGCGCGGTGACGGACTTGCGTTATGTCTATTTCAAAAATTTGAAAATTTTCGGCAATCTCATGGGGTCAAAGAGCGAACTGTTGCGCATCGTCGAATTTTTCAAAACCGGCCAATTCCGTCCGGTGATCGACCGCGTGTTGCCGCTGGCCGAAGCCCGCGAGGGGCACCGGCTCCTGGCGCAGCGGGAGCAGTTTGGGAAAGTGGTGCTGGAAATTTAG
- a CDS encoding alpha-L-rhamnosidase — MLATSLSGRAQINPSLLKQRWPAKWITHPTASTKDYGVFHFRKKIVLPQKPATFIIHVSADNRYRLFVNGQAVCHGPARGDLTHWRFETIDLAPHLQAGENILAAVVWNFAEHVPWAQMTHATAFIVQGNSDLEAIVNSAPEWKVTQNAAYSPLSGDRERLRTFIVIGPGDRVEAAKYPWGWEQLEFDDRSWSNAKILDSGTPREMRDGGSHWMLMPRPIPLMEERLQRIPKIVRSDLQIHHGFLQGDKPLTIPPRTTGAILLDQTHLTTAYPELIVSGGKGSEIKFTYAEALFDQNGNKGHRDEAQGREIAGNHDLFLPDGGNRRLFRPLWLRTYRFVQLDIRTADEPLVIDDFRGQFTGYPFAEKASFSSSDPSLEKIWEVGWRTARLCAGETYYDCPYYEQLQYVGDTRIQALISLYVSGDDRLMRNAIMQFDDSRLPDGLTASRYPSWAPQIIPPYSLFWIAMVHDYWQHRDDLNFVRAFLPGIRGVIAWYERYVDDTGMLGPMPWWNFVDWLDEWDNGVPPGADDGHSAIITLQLIYNLQRAGELAAAFNRPEEATHYRSLATSLKKKTFELCWDEQRGLLADTPEKKTFSQHANVMAVLVDMFSAAQEKLLMEKVLGDKSLSPCTFYYRFYLHQALKKTGLGDRYVDLLAPWREMIKIGLTTFAEKPEPTRSDCHAWSASPNYDLLATVCGIEPATPGFKAVRLAPNLGSLSWIKGAMPHPLGKITVHFQRRGKSGLQGEVTLPEGLNGELIWNGKSLALKSGRQTIAF, encoded by the coding sequence ATGCTTGCAACCTCCTTGTCAGGCCGGGCGCAAATCAATCCCAGCCTGCTCAAACAGCGCTGGCCGGCGAAGTGGATCACGCATCCAACGGCTTCGACCAAAGATTACGGCGTTTTTCATTTTCGCAAAAAAATTGTGCTGCCGCAAAAGCCGGCGACATTCATCATTCACGTTTCGGCGGACAATCGCTATCGTTTGTTCGTCAACGGGCAGGCGGTGTGTCACGGCCCGGCGCGCGGGGATTTGACGCACTGGCGTTTTGAAACCATCGATCTCGCGCCGCATCTGCAAGCCGGCGAAAATATTCTGGCGGCTGTCGTGTGGAATTTCGCCGAGCATGTTCCCTGGGCGCAAATGACGCATGCCACCGCTTTCATCGTGCAGGGCAATTCCGATTTGGAAGCCATCGTGAATTCGGCTCCCGAATGGAAAGTCACGCAGAATGCCGCTTATTCGCCTCTCAGCGGTGACCGCGAGCGATTGCGCACGTTCATCGTGATCGGCCCGGGCGATCGCGTCGAGGCGGCAAAATATCCGTGGGGATGGGAGCAGCTCGAGTTCGATGATCGTTCCTGGTCAAATGCAAAAATTCTTGATTCCGGCACGCCGCGTGAGATGCGCGACGGCGGCTCGCATTGGATGCTGATGCCGCGTCCGATTCCGCTGATGGAAGAACGCCTGCAGCGAATTCCGAAAATCGTCCGCAGCGATTTGCAAATTCACCATGGATTTCTCCAGGGCGATAAGCCGCTGACGATTCCACCCCGAACAACAGGTGCGATTTTATTGGATCAAACGCATTTGACCACCGCCTATCCGGAGCTGATCGTGAGCGGCGGCAAAGGCAGCGAGATCAAATTTACTTATGCCGAAGCTTTATTCGATCAAAACGGCAACAAAGGTCATCGCGACGAAGCGCAAGGCCGCGAGATTGCCGGCAACCATGATCTGTTTCTGCCCGACGGCGGCAATCGCCGATTGTTTCGCCCGCTGTGGTTGCGCACTTATCGTTTTGTGCAATTGGATATACGCACCGCAGACGAACCGTTGGTGATTGACGATTTTCGCGGCCAATTTACCGGCTACCCATTTGCAGAAAAGGCCTCGTTCAGCAGCAGCGACCCTTCGCTCGAAAAGATTTGGGAGGTGGGCTGGCGCACGGCGCGGCTTTGCGCCGGCGAAACGTATTACGATTGCCCGTATTACGAACAATTGCAATACGTCGGCGATACGCGCATTCAAGCGCTGATCTCGCTTTACGTTTCCGGCGATGATCGTTTGATGCGCAATGCCATCATGCAATTCGACGACTCGCGCCTTCCGGACGGCCTCACCGCCAGCCGTTATCCCTCGTGGGCGCCGCAGATCATTCCGCCGTATTCGCTGTTTTGGATTGCGATGGTGCACGATTATTGGCAGCATCGCGATGATCTGAATTTTGTGCGCGCGTTTTTGCCGGGCATTCGTGGCGTGATCGCGTGGTACGAGCGTTACGTCGATGACACCGGCATGTTGGGCCCGATGCCGTGGTGGAATTTTGTTGATTGGCTGGATGAGTGGGACAACGGCGTGCCACCGGGCGCCGACGACGGCCATTCGGCGATCATCACGCTGCAATTGATTTACAATCTCCAGCGCGCCGGAGAGCTGGCCGCAGCATTCAATCGTCCGGAGGAAGCAACGCATTATCGCTCGCTCGCCACTTCGTTGAAAAAGAAAACTTTTGAATTATGCTGGGATGAACAGCGCGGGCTTTTGGCGGATACACCGGAGAAAAAAACGTTCAGCCAACACGCAAATGTGATGGCGGTGTTGGTCGACATGTTTTCCGCCGCGCAAGAAAAACTTTTAATGGAAAAGGTGCTTGGCGATAAAAGCCTCTCGCCGTGCACGTTTTATTATCGTTTCTATCTCCATCAAGCCCTCAAGAAAACCGGCCTGGGCGATCGTTATGTGGATTTACTGGCGCCATGGCGCGAGATGATCAAAATCGGTTTGACGACGTTTGCCGAAAAACCGGAGCCGACGCGCTCGGATTGTCACGCCTGGAGCGCCAGCCCGAATTACGATTTGCTCGCCACCGTCTGCGGTATCGAGCCGGCAACGCCGGGTTTCAAAGCCGTTCGCCTCGCGCCCAATCTCGGCTCGTTGAGTTGGATAAAAGGAGCCATGCCGCATCCGCTTGGAAAAATCACCGTGCATTTTCAGCGCCGTGGCAAAAGCGGATTACAAGGAGAGGTCACACTGCCGGAGGGTTTAAACGGAGAATTGATTTGGAACGGCAAATCACTGGCGTTGAAATCGGGACGGCAAACCATCGCGTTCTAA
- a CDS encoding 3-hydroxyacyl-CoA dehydrogenase NAD-binding domain-containing protein — translation MINTIAVFGAGTMGRGIAYASCLAGFRTKLYDVEDKILHSAREHIANSFRKAVDKAILSQEAADQSLARLQTTAELHDAADEADFVIEAVPERIDLKIDLFRRLDGIAPKQAIFATNTSSLSITEMAGATQRAPQVIGMHFFNPVPVMKLIEIIRGLETSEATIAATQEVARLMKKETVVINESPGFITTRINAMIGNEAFYMLQEGVATAPEIDKALKLGLNHPMGPFELVDLVGLDVRLNILTFLHQTLGEKFRPCPLMVKYVKAGRLGRKTGKGVYDYTVSS, via the coding sequence ATCATCAACACCATCGCCGTCTTCGGCGCCGGCACCATGGGCCGCGGCATTGCCTACGCCTCCTGTTTGGCCGGATTTCGCACCAAGCTTTATGATGTCGAAGATAAAATTTTGCACAGCGCCCGCGAGCATATCGCCAACAGTTTTCGCAAAGCGGTGGATAAGGCGATCCTTTCGCAAGAGGCCGCCGATCAAAGCCTGGCGCGCCTGCAAACCACAGCCGAACTCCATGATGCCGCCGACGAGGCGGATTTCGTCATCGAGGCCGTTCCCGAGCGGATTGATTTGAAAATCGATTTATTCCGCCGACTCGACGGCATCGCGCCTAAACAGGCGATTTTCGCGACGAACACCTCCTCGCTTTCGATCACCGAGATGGCCGGCGCGACGCAACGGGCGCCGCAGGTCATCGGCATGCACTTCTTCAATCCGGTGCCGGTGATGAAGTTGATCGAAATCATTCGCGGCCTGGAAACTTCGGAAGCGACCATCGCGGCGACGCAAGAAGTGGCGAGATTGATGAAAAAAGAAACCGTCGTGATCAACGAGTCACCCGGCTTCATCACCACACGCATCAACGCCATGATCGGCAACGAGGCCTTTTACATGCTGCAAGAAGGCGTGGCCACCGCGCCGGAAATCGACAAGGCGCTCAAGCTCGGCCTCAATCACCCCATGGGCCCGTTCGAGCTGGTCGATCTCGTCGGCCTCGACGTGCGCTTGAACATTCTCACTTTTCTCCATCAAACCCTCGGAGAAAAATTTCGTCCTTGTCCGCTGATGGTGAAGTATGTCAAAGCCGGAAGGCTCGGGAGAAAAACCGGGAAGGGAGTTTACGATTATACTGTTTCGTCGTAG
- a CDS encoding (2Fe-2S)-binding protein: MPNKKLVTLRVNGSTYEVAIRPYDVLLDVIRETLNLTGTKRGCDMGTCGCCTVHLDGRARLSCLTMALEAVGHDVTTIEGLKCDGLLHPLQRAFTEHGGSQCGFCTQGFIMTAKAFLDEHPHPTRDEIEQAISGNMCRCTGYIKIVDAIEAVAWQGKSPANSLPRR, from the coding sequence ATGCCGAATAAAAAACTTGTCACTCTCCGCGTCAACGGTTCGACCTATGAAGTCGCGATTCGGCCGTATGACGTGCTGCTCGACGTCATTCGCGAAACCCTCAACCTCACCGGCACCAAGCGCGGTTGCGACATGGGCACCTGCGGCTGCTGCACCGTTCATCTCGACGGCCGGGCGCGGCTCTCGTGTTTGACGATGGCGCTGGAAGCCGTCGGGCATGACGTCACCACGATTGAAGGCTTGAAGTGTGACGGTCTGCTGCATCCGCTGCAACGCGCTTTCACAGAGCACGGCGGCTCACAATGCGGCTTCTGCACCCAAGGTTTTATTATGACGGCGAAGGCTTTTCTTGACGAGCATCCCCACCCCACGCGCGACGAAATCGAGCAGGCGATCTCCGGCAACATGTGCCGCTGCACAGGCTACATCAAGATTGTGGATGCGATTGAGGCGGTGGCATGGCAAGGCAAATCCCCGGCAAACTCTCTCCCAAGGCGTTAA
- a CDS encoding PA0069 family radical SAM protein — MSALINPNLPLKGRGTLLNPVNRFEPIEIEPDPDWLDQAEEPPIKTQYFVDATRTILSKNDSPDIPFTHGLNPYRGCEHGCIYCYARPTHEYFGLSSGLDFETKIMVKLDAPALLEKTFRDPKWQPQVIAFSGNTDCYQVVERKLQITRRCLEVFLKYRNPLGMITKNALIVRDIDLLRQLAGLNLVTVTISITTLDNHLCRKMEPRTSAPEKRLEAVAQLAAAGIPTGVNVAPIIPGLNDHEMPAILAEAAKRGAISAGHVMLRLPYAVKDLFVNWLRQYFPDRANKVLHAIQEMRGGRLNDPCFGSRFVGEGGRVEAVAQMFDVTCKKLGLNQKRVRLTTEHFRRSEQADLFG; from the coding sequence ATGTCTGCCCTGATCAATCCCAATTTGCCGCTCAAAGGCCGGGGCACGCTGCTCAATCCGGTCAATCGTTTCGAGCCGATCGAAATCGAGCCTGATCCTGATTGGCTCGATCAAGCGGAAGAACCACCCATTAAAACGCAGTATTTCGTCGACGCGACACGGACGATTCTTTCCAAGAACGACAGCCCGGATATTCCGTTCACGCATGGTCTCAATCCTTATCGCGGTTGCGAGCACGGCTGCATCTACTGCTACGCGCGGCCGACGCACGAGTATTTCGGGCTTTCCTCGGGGTTGGATTTTGAAACGAAGATCATGGTGAAATTGGATGCGCCGGCGCTTTTGGAAAAAACCTTTCGCGATCCGAAATGGCAGCCGCAAGTGATCGCCTTCTCCGGCAACACCGATTGCTATCAAGTCGTCGAGCGCAAATTGCAAATCACCCGGCGTTGTTTGGAAGTTTTTTTGAAATACCGCAACCCGCTGGGCATGATCACGAAAAATGCGCTAATCGTGCGCGACATTGATTTGCTGCGGCAGCTTGCCGGATTGAATCTGGTTACTGTCACGATTTCGATCACGACACTTGACAATCATCTCTGCCGCAAAATGGAGCCGCGCACTTCGGCGCCGGAGAAGCGTTTGGAGGCGGTGGCGCAGCTTGCCGCCGCCGGCATTCCCACCGGCGTCAATGTCGCGCCGATCATTCCCGGCTTGAACGATCACGAAATGCCGGCGATTTTGGCGGAAGCCGCGAAGCGCGGCGCGATCAGCGCCGGGCATGTCATGCTGCGTCTGCCGTATGCCGTAAAGGATTTGTTCGTCAACTGGCTGCGGCAATATTTTCCCGATCGCGCCAACAAGGTGTTGCATGCGATTCAAGAGATGCGCGGCGGGCGCCTCAACGATCCGTGCTTCGGCTCGCGCTTCGTCGGCGAAGGCGGGCGTGTTGAAGCGGTTGCGCAAATGTTCGACGTGACGTGCAAAAAACTCGGCCTCAATCAAAAACGAGTCCGGCTCACCACCGAACATTTCCGCCGCAGCGAGCAAGCTGATTTGTTCGGCTGA
- the rfaE1 gene encoding D-glycero-beta-D-manno-heptose-7-phosphate kinase, with protein sequence MITFTPEKLHTRLAAMQGKRIAVLGDFMLDRYLWGSVTRISPEAPVPVVEIDTETEQLGGAANVANNIAGLGALPLPIGVIGKDGSGERLLELVENAGFPSDGIFVDGSRSTTIKTRVIAHDQHVVRTDRESRHELAPEMQEKLLRHLEEILPQLEAILIEDYNKGVISQPFLSRVIELAQRRGCLTTVDPKFNHFFEYRRVTVFKPNRKETEEVLGMKLASTEDIKRAGEMLLQRLQCENVLITLGERGMALFRQGGESEMIPTQARRVHDVSGAGDTVIATLTAALASGADMLEAATLANYAAGVVVGEVGAVPIDKQKLIEAVAHHQAWEL encoded by the coding sequence ATGATCACCTTCACGCCCGAAAAACTTCACACCCGCCTCGCCGCGATGCAGGGCAAGCGCATTGCGGTGCTGGGCGATTTCATGCTCGACCGCTATCTGTGGGGCAGCGTCACGCGCATCTCGCCGGAGGCGCCGGTGCCAGTGGTGGAGATCGACACCGAAACCGAGCAGCTCGGCGGCGCGGCGAATGTGGCGAACAACATTGCGGGGCTCGGCGCGCTGCCGCTGCCCATCGGCGTGATCGGCAAAGACGGCTCCGGCGAGCGGCTTTTGGAATTGGTGGAGAATGCCGGTTTTCCGAGCGACGGCATTTTTGTCGACGGCAGCCGATCGACGACGATTAAAACCCGCGTCATTGCCCACGATCAGCACGTCGTGCGCACCGACCGCGAGTCACGCCACGAGCTGGCGCCGGAGATGCAGGAAAAACTCTTGCGCCATCTCGAAGAAATTTTGCCGCAGCTCGAGGCGATTCTCATCGAAGATTATAATAAAGGCGTGATTTCACAGCCTTTTCTCTCGCGCGTGATTGAATTGGCGCAGCGCCGCGGCTGCCTCACCACTGTTGACCCGAAGTTCAATCATTTTTTCGAATACCGCCGCGTGACGGTGTTCAAGCCGAATCGCAAGGAAACCGAGGAAGTTCTCGGCATGAAACTCGCCAGCACGGAGGACATCAAGCGCGCCGGTGAAATGCTGTTGCAGCGCTTGCAATGCGAGAACGTGCTGATCACCCTCGGTGAGCGCGGCATGGCGCTGTTTCGGCAAGGCGGCGAGAGCGAAATGATTCCCACGCAGGCGCGGCGGGTGCACGATGTTTCCGGCGCCGGCGACACGGTAATCGCCACGCTCACCGCGGCGCTGGCCTCGGGCGCGGATATGCTCGAAGCCGCCACCCTGGCGAATTACGCCGCCGGCGTCGTGGTCGGCGAAGTCGGCGCCGTGCCGATTGACAAACAAAAACTCATCGAAGCGGTTGCGCATCATCAAGCTTGGGAATTATAA
- a CDS encoding ectonucleotide pyrophosphatase/phosphodiesterase, translating into MTKTHRLFVTCLLIVSSLWGCFHGSSQTAPRSHDLKPTVILISLDGFRWDYLDRFEAPVMQRLAHEGVRAKAMIPVFPTKTFPNHYSIVTGLYPAHHGIVANTMYDPEFDARFRLSDREAVRDSRWWGGEPLWVTAEKHQQRSGILFWPGSEAAIMGIRPAYWKVYDNDFPNAARVDTVLSWLDLPAGRRPTFLTLYFSEIDDAGHRHDPISPEVGEAVRRLDSIVGRLVDGLEARGIFERVNLIILSDHGMAAVKPGQVIFLDDYLDLEKVRVVDWNPVLAVRPRTMSEDEIYQALAKAHPHLQVYRKAELPERLRYSQHRRIAPIIGIADEGWKISRRGNQNPAEDFRVTGEHGYDNQLASMHAIFIARGPAFKTGAVVPPFQNIHLYHLICAILNLPPAPNDGNLDSVRVMLR; encoded by the coding sequence ATGACAAAAACACACCGGCTCTTTGTCACTTGTCTTCTCATTGTATCGAGCCTTTGGGGATGCTTTCATGGCTCCTCCCAAACCGCGCCTCGAAGCCATGATCTGAAACCGACGGTGATCTTGATTTCATTGGACGGCTTTCGCTGGGATTACCTGGATCGATTCGAAGCGCCGGTCATGCAGCGTCTCGCCCACGAGGGGGTGCGGGCGAAGGCGATGATTCCGGTTTTTCCCACCAAAACGTTTCCGAATCATTACAGCATCGTGACCGGGTTGTATCCGGCGCATCACGGCATCGTGGCCAACACGATGTACGATCCGGAATTCGACGCGCGGTTTAGGCTCAGCGACCGCGAGGCGGTGCGCGACAGCCGCTGGTGGGGCGGCGAGCCGTTGTGGGTCACCGCCGAAAAACACCAGCAACGCAGCGGGATTTTATTCTGGCCCGGCTCGGAAGCGGCGATCATGGGCATTCGTCCGGCGTATTGGAAAGTTTACGACAATGACTTTCCCAACGCCGCCCGCGTTGACACGGTATTGAGCTGGCTGGATTTACCGGCGGGGCGCCGCCCGACGTTTCTCACGCTGTATTTCAGCGAAATTGATGACGCCGGCCATCGCCACGATCCGATTTCGCCGGAGGTGGGTGAGGCGGTTCGCCGCCTCGACAGCATAGTGGGCCGGCTCGTCGATGGTTTGGAGGCGCGCGGCATTTTCGAGCGGGTGAATCTCATCATCCTCTCCGATCACGGCATGGCCGCGGTCAAGCCCGGCCAGGTGATCTTTCTCGACGATTATCTTGATCTGGAAAAAGTGCGGGTGGTGGATTGGAATCCCGTTCTTGCCGTGCGGCCGCGGACGATGAGTGAAGATGAAATTTATCAGGCTCTGGCGAAAGCGCATCCGCATCTGCAGGTGTATCGCAAAGCCGAATTGCCGGAACGTTTGCGTTATTCGCAACATCGCCGCATCGCGCCGATCATCGGCATCGCCGACGAGGGCTGGAAAATTTCCCGGCGGGGAAACCAAAACCCGGCTGAAGATTTTCGCGTCACCGGCGAGCACGGCTACGACAACCAGCTTGCGTCGATGCACGCCATTTTCATCGCGCGCGGGCCGGCCTTCAAAACCGGCGCGGTGGTGCCGCCGTTCCAAAACATTCATCTTTATCATCTCATCTGCGCCATCTTGAATTTGCCGCCGGCGCCCAACGACGGAAATCTCGATTCGGTGCGGGTGATGTTGAGATAA
- a CDS encoding amidohydrolase, whose translation MQRTIRHASTRLLTSLFFIGSGLWAQNSTNNKLHEEIRFRANQEYASLEQLYKHLHANPELSFHEEKTAARIAEELSKAGYAVTTGLGRHGVVGVLKNGAGPTILVRTDLDALPVTENTGVEYASKVRVHDDQNNEVGVMHACGHDVHMTSFIGTARLLSQLKNHWRGTLVFIGQPAEERGGGARAMLKDGLFTKFPKPDYGVAWHVASELPAGTVGYCEGYALANVNSVDITIRGVGGHGAYPHTTKDPIVIAAETIMMLQTIVSREMKPIDPAVVTVGSIHGGTKHNIIPDEVHLQLTVRSYSDHARQQTLKSIERISRGVAIAAGVPENRLPIVTVADEFTPSTYNDPALVKRMVASMKTILGADKVVAKEPVMGGEDFGEYGRTPEKIPVAILWLGSIAPERVQESLRTGKTLPSLHSNEFMPVPEPTIKTGVTAMTAAVLDLLGAK comes from the coding sequence ATGCAACGCACGATCAGGCACGCATCGACTCGACTTCTGACCAGCCTGTTTTTTATCGGTTCCGGTCTGTGGGCGCAAAATTCCACAAATAACAAGCTTCACGAGGAGATCAGGTTCCGCGCCAATCAAGAGTACGCCTCGCTGGAGCAGCTTTACAAACATCTTCACGCCAATCCCGAGCTGTCATTTCACGAAGAGAAAACCGCGGCGCGAATCGCCGAAGAGCTGAGCAAGGCCGGTTACGCGGTCACCACAGGCCTCGGCAGGCACGGCGTCGTTGGCGTGTTGAAAAATGGCGCCGGGCCGACCATTCTCGTGCGCACCGATCTCGACGCGCTGCCGGTGACGGAAAATACCGGCGTCGAATACGCCAGCAAAGTGCGCGTGCATGACGATCAAAACAACGAAGTCGGCGTCATGCATGCCTGCGGCCATGACGTGCACATGACGTCATTCATCGGCACGGCGCGTTTGTTGAGCCAGCTTAAAAATCACTGGCGCGGCACGCTGGTTTTCATTGGCCAACCGGCGGAAGAGCGCGGCGGCGGGGCGCGAGCGATGCTCAAAGACGGGCTTTTCACAAAATTTCCCAAACCGGATTATGGAGTCGCGTGGCATGTGGCCTCGGAGCTGCCCGCCGGCACGGTTGGCTATTGCGAAGGCTATGCGCTGGCGAATGTCAATTCCGTCGACATCACCATTCGCGGTGTCGGCGGCCACGGCGCGTATCCGCACACGACGAAAGATCCGATTGTGATCGCCGCCGAAACCATCATGATGTTGCAAACCATCGTGAGCCGCGAGATGAAACCGATCGATCCGGCGGTGGTGACGGTCGGCTCGATTCACGGCGGCACGAAACACAACATCATTCCGGATGAAGTGCATTTGCAGCTCACAGTGCGCTCGTATTCCGATCACGCCAGGCAACAAACGCTGAAATCCATCGAGCGCATCAGCCGAGGCGTTGCCATCGCTGCCGGCGTGCCTGAAAACCGCCTGCCGATTGTCACGGTTGCGGACGAGTTCACGCCCTCGACGTACAACGATCCGGCGCTGGTGAAAAGAATGGTGGCTTCGATGAAGACCATTCTCGGCGCCGATAAAGTCGTTGCCAAAGAGCCGGTGATGGGCGGCGAGGATTTCGGCGAATATGGCCGGACGCCGGAGAAAATTCCCGTGGCGATTTTGTGGCTGGGTTCCATCGCGCCGGAGCGCGTTCAGGAAAGCCTGCGCACCGGAAAAACGCTGCCGTCTTTGCATTCAAACGAATTTATGCCCGTGCCGGAGCCGACGATCAAAACCGGCGTGACGGCGATGACCGCGGCGGTGTTGGATTTGTTGGGCGCAAAATAA